In Sphingomonas sp. BGYR3, the genomic stretch TGATCCTGGCCGAGGATGCCTATGACACCTGGCTGACCGGCGATGCGGCGGCCGCCATGGCGCTGGCCGTGCCGTTCCCCAGCCAGTGGATGGCGGTGGCATGAGCAAGGCGGCAGGGCGTCGATGAGCCGGAAGAGTCGGTTCGACCCCCGTTTTCCCGATATCGGTCAGCACCGGGCGGGGCGGCGGCGGCGTGCGACGCTGTGGGCGCGGCTGGGCGTGCTGGCGGTGCTGCTGCTGATCCTGATCGCGCTGCGCTTTCCGCTGGGCTGGTATGCGGAGAATTGGCGGGAGGTAGCCAGCGGGCAGCGCGCCTATTTCGCGCTGTGCACCGATGGCGGCGGCACCAATTGCGTCGTGGACGGCGATACGATCTGGATGGGGGGCGTGAAAATCCGGCTGGCGGATATCGATGCGCCGGAGACGCATCCGCCAAGATGCGCGCAGGAGGCGGCGCTGGGCGAGCGTGCGACGCTGCGGCTGCAGGAACTGCTGAACGCAGGGGCGGTCACGGTGCAGGCGGGCAAGCGCGATGCGGACCGCAATGGGCGCAAGCTGCGGCGGCTGGTGGTCGGCGGGCAGTCGGTGGGCGACGTGCTGATCCGCGAGGGGCTGGCCCGGCCGAACAATGGCGAGGCACGACGCCCCTGGTGCTGAGCCGAAGTTGTCAGGTCGGCTGACAGTTTTGACACAAACGGGGTGGTTTGTGGGAATAGCCACCGCCGTCCCCCGCGGCTGACAACCGGCGCGACGGAGCCGTGCAGGGGGCAGGAGAGGATGAGCGGGCATGCCGCCGTCCTGCCATTTTCCGGTTGCTGTAGGACAGCAAAGATCGATGGCGTTTGCCCGCCCCTAACGTGCGGAGACGATGCGCGGCAGTGAACGGATCGGGGTCACCGTGATGTTGCGCAGATATGTTTCGGCACCTTCGGACTGGAACTGGATGCGGCCCCGGTTGAGCGGCCGGCGATTGCCGTCCGCATCCACCGTCGCCAGATCGCGCACCGCCATCACCGGTACCCCGTTCACGACATGGACGGCACGGTCGCCCAGCACATAGAGGTCGAGCACATTCCACTGGCCGACCGGCCTTTCCCGATCGCTATGCCCCTCGACATTCCAGGCAGCGGTGTTGCCGATCACGTCAATGTCGCGGCCACCCGGCATGAAGCGCCGGTGCGGATAAATGATCGATGGATCATAGCCGACGGTGGTGCGCGCCTTTACGCCCGCGCCGACCGGCACGATCATGCCGGTCGAGCCCTTCATGACCTCGAACTCCGCCGATCGTGCCCATGTCCCCCACACGGCACCCTGCGGACCGTAGCTGTGATAGAGCAGGCCGTTATTCTGCGGATCGGTAAGGCGCGGGGCATAGGTTTTGTCGCCCCATTTGAACTCCATGCGCAAATGATAGTCGGCGAAATCGGCCGAATGGAGCAGGCTTCCCCATGTCTCGCCCTTGATCCAGATCGCTGGCGCGCCATCGACCATGCGGACACCGAAATGCTGCCCGGCGTTTTGCGGCACACCGATCGGCCTGTCCTGCGCACCCGGGCTGTAGGTGACGGACGGATCGGGATAGCCGAGCCATGGCGACCAGCCGGACAGATCGCGGCCGTTGAACAGGTTGATCGCAGCACCGGCGGGGGCGGGGATGTCGGCAAGGGTCAGCTTTGCCGCCCGGAAGGCGGGATCCCCGGCGATCGCCGCGCGCTGATCGGCGGTCATGGCAGGCGGCGCATCCGTTGATGTGCAGGCGGGCAGGGCGAGGGGGAGAACCGCCGCGATGACGCCGCACGTCGCGGCCTGATTGAACGGCATCCTGTCCCTCCATCCTATCGGATGATCTCATTGGCCGGAATTGACAGCGCTGACAAGGCTGGGGTCGGGCCAGTTGTGCATGGTCTGGCGAGTGGTGCGCTGGAGATAGCCAGGCTTTTTCAGGCAGCCGACAGGATATTGCACAGTGGCACAGGGCCGGATCGATGCAGCCCCGACCTCGTCTGGCGAGAAATGACAGATTGCGAGCCGGCCGGGCAGCAGTCCGAATGCTCAGGCTTTGCAGGGTGCCGATGGGCGGGGTGGTGGCCCCGCCCAAGCAGCGTTCGGATTACTCCGCCGCGACGCCTGCGGCTGCGAACATGTCGCCGCTTTCGCCCGGATCTTCGTTGGCGACGGGCGGCTTGACCTTCTGGCGCTTGTCGAAGCTCGACCAGACATCGTTCCAGTTGCCGCGGGTCGCGCCCTTTGAATATTCGGTCGCGCGCTGTTCGAAGAAATTGGCGTGCTCGACGCCGTTCAAGAGCGGGGCGAGCCAGGGCAGGGGATGTTCGTCGATCAGATAGATCGGCTTCATGCCCAGCTGGCCCAGGCGCCAGTCGGCGATGTAGCGGATATACTTCTTGATCTCCTTGGGCGTCATGCCGTTGACCGGGCCCTGTTCAAAGGCGAGGTCGATGAACGCATCCTCCAGCCGCACCGTCGTCTGGCACATGTCCATGATGTCGTCCTTGACCGACTTGGTCAGGCAGTCGCGCTCCTTCACGAAAGCGTGGAAGAGGTGGACGATCCCCTCGCAATGCAGGCTTTCGTCGCGGACCGACCAGCTGACGATCTGACCCATGCCCTTCATCTTGTTGAAGCGCGGGAAGTTCATCAGCATGGCGAAGGAGGCGAAAAGCTGAAGCCCCTCGGTAAAGCCGCCGAACATCGCCAGCGTCTTGGCAATATCCTCGTCATTGTCGACGCCGAACTTCTGCAGATAGTCGTGCTTGTCCTTCATCTCGGCATATTCGAGGAACATGCCATATTCGCTTTCGGGCATGCCGATGGTGTCGAGCAGGTGCGAATAGGCGGCGATGTGCACCGTTTCCATGTTGGAAAAGGCGGCGAGCATCATCTTGATCTCGGTCGGCTTGAACACGCGGCCGTATTTGTCGTGATAGCAATCCTGCACCTCGACATCGGCCTGCGTGAAGAAGCGGAAAATCTGAGTCAGCAGGTTACGCTCATGATCGGTCAGCTTTTGCGCCCAGTCGCGGCAATCCTCGCCCAGCGGCACTTCCTCCGGCATCCAGTGGATCTGCTGCTGACGCTTCCAGAACTCATAGGCCCAGGGATATTCGAACGGCTTGTAGGTCTTGCGGGCTTCGAGAAGGGACATGGAATTGCTCCGGAACTTATTAATTCAGATAACCAACGGCGACCAGGATAAGGCCCACCACGATTTCGGTGACGCCGATCGCCCTGAAGAAGGCGATCGGCAGGGGTTGTCGACCCGCCACCGCCGGACGGGCGGCCAGCTTTGGCCCAAGCAGAAAGGCAAGCCCGGCGCCGAGGACGGCCAGCACCGCGCCGACCAGAATGAGTGGATGGATGGTCATGCGACGGCCACCATGACGGCAAAGCCGGTGAGCGCGATGCCGAGCATCAACGCCATGGTGCCGGCGATGAACTGACCATAGCGCGCGGGTGCGCCGGCCGCACGGCGGGCGCGGACCAACAGGGCGATACCGGCGATCCCCGACAGCCCGGCCACACCGGCCTGAATGGCGAGCGCGCGGGTCATCGTGGATCATTCTCGATCACGGTGCCGCGCCGGGCGGGGACGGTGCGGGTGCGATAGATCACCTTTGTCCCGCCGCGGGCACCGACGCCGAACACGCAGATGCCCAGGAAATAGCCGAAATCATACCAGCCGCCATTGTTCGGCACGGCATAGATAGCGACATCGGGCAGGAACAGCGAGGCGACCCAGGCGACCGGAAAGATGAAGCCGTGCCACACGCCCAGCAGAATGCCGGGCGCATCCGGCTGAACCGCCGTATCCACCTGCCGCGCACAGGCGGCGAGGGTGAGGAGCAGGGCGAGGGTGGCGAGATTGCGGGCGTTACGCTTCACATCCCCTCTCCCGCCGGGAGAGGGAGGCCATGCTGCCCGGTCCCTCTCCCCTTGTGGGAGAGGGGGGGAGCCGCGAAGCGGCGGAAGGGTGAGGGGTTGGTCATGGGACTAGCCCCTCGTCCGGCGGTGAAGATGAGCGGCGATGGTTGCGAGCACGCCATCTATGTTGCCGAGCACATCGTGGTTCCAGAAACGGATCACGCGATAGCCCTCCTGTTCGATGAACAGGGTTCTGGCGGCATCGGCCCGGGGCGCTTCGCCATGCTGACCGCCATCCACTTCGACAACCAGACGATGCGAATGAGAGCAGAAGTCAGCGAAATAGGGGCCGAGCGGCACCTGGCGGCGGAACCCGGCAGCGGGCAGCGATTGGCGGAGTGCGGCCCAGAGCCTGCGTTCGGCGTCAGTAGCATTGCGGCGAAGCGCGCGGGCGCGGTGAACCGGGCCTGTGGCAGCACCCCTCACCTTCCCACGCGGCCGTGCCGCGCGGGCCCCTTCCTCTCCCACAAGGGGAGAGGAGGAAGTATGGTCGAGGCGCGCTGCTTGCATCACCTCAGCGCTTTTTGAGCTTGTCAGGTGCCTGCGTCAGCACAGCGCCGCCAAGTGATTTAATCTCGGTTTTGCTCAGACTGCCCGGATCACGAAGCGCCTTGGAGGCAATCTTCGCCGTCCGTGCTGACGATTTTTCGTTCGCTGCCATTTCTCATCACCTCACTGACACGCCAGGCATTCGTCGTAGTCGGTGGTTTCGCCCAGATCGAATTTCGGCTTTTCGATCGTGTTGTCCGCCTCTACGCCGCCGGCGAAACCGGCGCGCTGCACCGATTTGGAGCGGAGATAGTAGAGCGACTTGATGCCCAGTTCCCAGGCGCGGAAGTGGAGCATGAGCAGATCCCATTTTTCCACGTCCGCCGGGATGAACAGGTTGAGCGACTGTGCCTGATCGATGAACGGCGCGCGGTCGCCCGCCAGTTCGAGGATCCACCGCTGGTCGATCTCGAAGCTGGTCTTGAACACGTCCTTTTCCTCTGACGAGAGGAAGTCGAGATGCTGGACCGAGCCGCCGCGCTCAAGGATCGAGGACCAGACGCCTTCGCTGTTCTTGGATTTTTCGATCAGCAGCTTTTCCAGATAGGGATTGCGGACCGAGAAGCTGCCCGACAGCGTCTTGTGCGTGTAGATATTGGCCGGAATGGGTTCGATGCAGGCCGAGGTGCCGCCGCAGATGATGCTGATCGACGCGGTGGGCGCAATCGCCATCTTGCACGAAAACCGCTCCATCACGCCCATGTCGGCCGCGTCGGGGCAGGGGCCGCGCTCGACCGCCAGGTTCATCGACGCTTCGTTCACCTGAGCATTGACGTGCTTGAAGATGCGCAGGTTCCACATCTTGGCCATCGCCCCTTCCATCGGCAGGCCGCGGGCCTGGAGGAAGGAGTGGAAGCCCATGACGCCAAGGCCGACCGAGCGTTCGCGGCTGGCCGAATAGCGGGCGCGGGCCATTTCATCGGGCGCGCGCTCGATATAGTCGGTGAGAACGTTGTCGAGGAACCGCATCACGTCCTCGATGAACCGCTTGTCGCCTTCCCACTCGTCCCAGGTTTCGAGGTTGAGCGAGGAGAGGCAGCACACCGCCGTGCGATCGTTGCCAAGGTGATCGCGGCCCGTGGGCAGCGTGATTTCGGCGCACAGGTTCGACGTCGTAACCTTTAGCCCCAGATCGCGGTGATGCTTGGGCATCGTGCGGTTCACATGATCGCTGAACACGATGTACGGCTCGCCCGTGGCAAGGCGGGTTTCAACCAGCTTCTGGAACAGGCCGCGCGCATCGACCTTGCCGCGCACGCTGCCGTCCTTGGGCGATTTCAGTTCCCATTCGGCGCCGTCACGCACCGCTTCCATGAACGCGTCGGGGATCAGCACGCCATGGTGCAGGTTCAGCGCCTTGCGGTTGAAATCGCCCGAGGGTTTACGGATTTCGAGGAACTCCTCGATCTCCGGATGGCTGATGTCGAGATAGCAGGCGGCCGAGCCGCGGCGCAGCGACCCCTGGCTGATGGCGAGCGTCAGGCTGTCCATCACGCGGACGAAGGGGATGATGCCGCTGGTCTTGCCATTCAGGCCGACGGGCTCGCCAATGCCGCGCACCGTGCCCCAATAGGTGCCGATGCCGCCGCCGCGCGAGGCGAGCCATACATTCTCGTTCCAGGTGGCGACGATCCCTTCC encodes the following:
- a CDS encoding thermonuclease family protein, yielding MSRKSRFDPRFPDIGQHRAGRRRRATLWARLGVLAVLLLILIALRFPLGWYAENWREVASGQRAYFALCTDGGGTNCVVDGDTIWMGGVKIRLADIDAPETHPPRCAQEAALGERATLRLQELLNAGAVTVQAGKRDADRNGRKLRRLVVGGQSVGDVLIREGLARPNNGEARRPWC
- a CDS encoding DUF1080 domain-containing protein; protein product: MPFNQAATCGVIAAVLPLALPACTSTDAPPAMTADQRAAIAGDPAFRAAKLTLADIPAPAGAAINLFNGRDLSGWSPWLGYPDPSVTYSPGAQDRPIGVPQNAGQHFGVRMVDGAPAIWIKGETWGSLLHSADFADYHLRMEFKWGDKTYAPRLTDPQNNGLLYHSYGPQGAVWGTWARSAEFEVMKGSTGMIVPVGAGVKARTTVGYDPSIIYPHRRFMPGGRDIDVIGNTAAWNVEGHSDRERPVGQWNVLDLYVLGDRAVHVVNGVPVMAVRDLATVDADGNRRPLNRGRIQFQSEGAETYLRNITVTPIRSLPRIVSAR
- a CDS encoding ribonucleotide-diphosphate reductase subunit beta produces the protein MSLLEARKTYKPFEYPWAYEFWKRQQQIHWMPEEVPLGEDCRDWAQKLTDHERNLLTQIFRFFTQADVEVQDCYHDKYGRVFKPTEIKMMLAAFSNMETVHIAAYSHLLDTIGMPESEYGMFLEYAEMKDKHDYLQKFGVDNDEDIAKTLAMFGGFTEGLQLFASFAMLMNFPRFNKMKGMGQIVSWSVRDESLHCEGIVHLFHAFVKERDCLTKSVKDDIMDMCQTTVRLEDAFIDLAFEQGPVNGMTPKEIKKYIRYIADWRLGQLGMKPIYLIDEHPLPWLAPLLNGVEHANFFEQRATEYSKGATRGNWNDVWSSFDKRQKVKPPVANEDPGESGDMFAAAGVAAE
- a CDS encoding DUF559 domain-containing protein; the encoded protein is MQAARLDHTSSSPLVGEEGARAARPRGKVRGAATGPVHRARALRRNATDAERRLWAALRQSLPAAGFRRQVPLGPYFADFCSHSHRLVVEVDGGQHGEAPRADAARTLFIEQEGYRVIRFWNHDVLGNIDGVLATIAAHLHRRTRG
- a CDS encoding ribonucleoside-diphosphate reductase subunit alpha; protein product: MDFRDTQETEMTETATLEPAAAASESTRVDPRPYALEVDHSRDALLTDFGKETLKDRYLLPGESYQDLFVRVASAYADDAAHAQRLYDYISRLWFMPATPVLSNGGTGRGLPISCYLNSVPDSLEGIVATWNENVWLASRGGGIGTYWGTVRGIGEPVGLNGKTSGIIPFVRVMDSLTLAISQGSLRRGSAACYLDISHPEIEEFLEIRKPSGDFNRKALNLHHGVLIPDAFMEAVRDGAEWELKSPKDGSVRGKVDARGLFQKLVETRLATGEPYIVFSDHVNRTMPKHHRDLGLKVTTSNLCAEITLPTGRDHLGNDRTAVCCLSSLNLETWDEWEGDKRFIEDVMRFLDNVLTDYIERAPDEMARARYSASRERSVGLGVMGFHSFLQARGLPMEGAMAKMWNLRIFKHVNAQVNEASMNLAVERGPCPDAADMGVMERFSCKMAIAPTASISIICGGTSACIEPIPANIYTHKTLSGSFSVRNPYLEKLLIEKSKNSEGVWSSILERGGSVQHLDFLSSEEKDVFKTSFEIDQRWILELAGDRAPFIDQAQSLNLFIPADVEKWDLLMLHFRAWELGIKSLYYLRSKSVQRAGFAGGVEADNTIEKPKFDLGETTDYDECLACQ